The Arachis hypogaea cultivar Tifrunner chromosome 14, arahy.Tifrunner.gnm2.J5K5, whole genome shotgun sequence genome has a segment encoding these proteins:
- the LOC112740306 gene encoding heavy metal-associated isoprenylated plant protein 35, with amino-acid sequence MDSKPPLKYQTWFLKVSIHCDGCTRKVKKVLQSIDGVFTTIIDQQQQKVTVTGSVTVETLLSKLLRAGKHAEIWPENISVKENKNKSNTHKLENDNHSYAGKTTQNCNKVMSTSSNIKPGQNSPEKSPAGDRESPQEHKGGQSGGGGSAKKKKKKSQGDVSVDHGSAGAPAPADTGFGFQNQGLDFGREMGKMNLIPTRQKQEKSLYTETSCPPPMVYAGAYYNRLYPMGGPSYYHPPYNIICAGLDQEYGCQIQSRPLVSFEIFSDENVNGCSIM; translated from the exons ATGGATTCAAAACCTCCATTGAAGTATCAG ACATGGTTCTTGAAAGTTTCTATCCACTGTGATGGTTGCACGAGGAAAGTTAAGAAGGTTCTACAAAGCATTGATG GTGTTTTTACAACAATAATAGACCAACAGCAGCAAAAAGTAACCGTCACTGGAAGTGTAACTGTTGAAACCCTTCTCAGTAAACTTCTCAGAGCCGGTAAGCACGCCGAGATTTGGCCGGAAAATATCTCCGTCAAAGAGAACAAGAACAAGAGCAACACACACAAGTTGGAAAACGATAACCATTCTTATGCTGGAAAAACTACTCAAAATTGTAACAAAGTTATGAGCACGAGCAGCAACATAAAACCCGGTCAAAACTCACCGGAAAAGTCTCCGGCCGGCGACCGTGAATCGCCGCAGGAGCACAAGGGTGGCcagagtggtggtggtggttctgctaagaagaagaaaaagaaaagtcagGGTGATGTTAGCGTGGATCATGGTTCCGCGGGTGCACCTGCACCTGCGGACACTGGATTTGGGTTCCAGAATCAAGGGCTGGATTTTGGACGGGAAATGGGGAAAATGAATCTCATCCCTACACGtcagaagcaagaaaaaagcttGTACACAGAAACTAGTTGTCCTCCACCGATGGTGTACGCTGGTGCTTACTACAATAGATTGTACCCCATGGGTGGTCCTTCATACTATCATCCTCCTTATAATATCATCTGTGCGGGACTAGATCAAGAATATGGTTGTCAAATTCAATCAAGACCGTTGGTTTCCTTTGAGATTTTCAGCGATGAAAATGTGAATGGATGTTCAATTATGTGA
- the LOC112742351 gene encoding uncharacterized protein: MMSDIRKGVDTTHEWLIPAYKKVLERYWETDEKWKNIRKKARENRASLLAGSVHCGGSIPLSSTIERMKKQLGRTPTHEEVFKETHTLKSDKSKWVDKRSQDTHEKFIKKLAEVQAQHAEAQAQGMELQPIDEDLIWEEVCGGQKKNRVYGKGSFFSNSIKSGTTSANSVSGRAPRNQNSVPNLRE, encoded by the exons ATGATGTCTGATATCCGTAAGGGTGTGGATACAACCCACGAATGGCTAATTCCTGCTTACAAAAAGGTGTTGGAAAGGTACTGGGAAACAGATGAGAAATGGAAAAATATAAGGAAAAAAGCAAGGGAGAATCGAGCGTCACTCTTAGCTGGTTCTGTCCATTGCGGTGGTTCTATTCCATTGAGCTCAACTATAGAGAGGATG AAGAAGCAGTTGGGCCGTACACCAACCCACGAGGAGGTCTTCAAAGAAACCCACACACTTAAAAGTGACAAGTCTAAATGGGTGGACAAGCGCTCTCAAGACACTCAT GAGAAGTTTATAAAAAAGTTAGCAGAAGTTCAGGCCCAACATGCCGAGGCTCAAGCACAAGGAATGGAGCTACAACCAATTGATGAAGATTTGATTTGGGAGGAAGTGTGTGGTGGGCAAAAGAAGAATCGAGTTTACGGAAAAGGGTCATTCTTTTCTAACTCTATCAAGTCTGGAACCACTTCTGCCAATTCTGTATCTGGAAGAGCACCAAGAAATCAAAATTCTGTTCCTAATTTGCGAGAATAG